The DNA window CGTTCTGTTTCTGGTGTTGACGTTGACCTATGGACTGGCCGCCCTGGCGAATCTGCGGGCGATCGTTGGATGACGGGCTATCTACCCCAGCACCCGGAAACGCTGGTCTGGGTGGGAGTCTTCCTGCTGGCGGAGCTGCTGGCGGGCTTTGCCGTCACGCGTATGAAAAACGCTTGCTTGGCGCTGGCGGGAGCCTGGCTGCTGGTCGTGGGGGCGACGGCGGGGATCGAACGCTGGACGGTGCTGGAACCGGCCGGCGTGCGGATGCTGGCGATCATCAGCGGGCTTCTGTTTGGGATGAAGGCGGTAGTTTCCGTCGAGCAGCAAGCGGCGGGCCGCGAACGGTTGCGCCGGTTGAACTGGCTGCTCTTTGCCGCGGCCTGGCCCGGCATGCGGCCGACAGCGTTTGCCGCGGTGTTTGCGTCGTCCCGCAGTCGCTGGCGGGAACTGCTGATTCGCGGCCTACGAAACCTGGCGGCGGGCGGCTTGCTGGTGGGAATCGCCTGGAGCATCGTCTGGCTGCCCGGAGAGACGGGAGCTTTCTCGACGCGCGTCTGGCTGGCGACGATCTTTCTCTTGTCGGGCCTGAGTCTGATCGTGCACTTCGGGTTGTTTAACCTGTTAGCGGGCGGATGGCGTCTGGCCGGCGCCGATTGCCAGGCTCTGTTTCGCGATCCGCTGCGCTCGACCACGCTGGCGGAGTTCTGGGGGCGCCGCTGGAATCTGGCGTTTTCTGAAATGACGGCCCTGGCTGTCTTTCGTCCGTTGCGGGGCGTGATGGGCGCTCGCGACGCGACCCTCCTGGCGTTTCTGTTTTCGGGATTGCTGCATGAGCTGGCGATCAGCGTGCCGGTCCAGGCGGGCTATGGCCTGCCGCTGTTGTACTTTGCACTGCATGCCATGGCCATACAGATCGAGGCCTGGTTCTCGCGCAACGGCCTGCCTGTCGACTCACTCGCCTGGGTCGGTCGGCTGTGGGTGCTGGGCTGGTTGCTGCTGCCGTTGCCGATCCTGTTTCACCCGGCTTTTCTGCGCGGATGTGTCTGGCCGCTGATCGGCGTGGTGGACGGTCTGTAGCAGAACGGGCGTTGCTCGCGGAGCGC is part of the Lignipirellula cremea genome and encodes:
- a CDS encoding wax synthase family protein encodes the protein MTGYLPQHPETLVWVGVFLLAELLAGFAVTRMKNACLALAGAWLLVVGATAGIERWTVLEPAGVRMLAIISGLLFGMKAVVSVEQQAAGRERLRRLNWLLFAAAWPGMRPTAFAAVFASSRSRWRELLIRGLRNLAAGGLLVGIAWSIVWLPGETGAFSTRVWLATIFLLSGLSLIVHFGLFNLLAGGWRLAGADCQALFRDPLRSTTLAEFWGRRWNLAFSEMTALAVFRPLRGVMGARDATLLAFLFSGLLHELAISVPVQAGYGLPLLYFALHAMAIQIEAWFSRNGLPVDSLAWVGRLWVLGWLLLPLPILFHPAFLRGCVWPLIGVVDGL